A stretch of the Desulfobaculum bizertense DSM 18034 genome encodes the following:
- a CDS encoding adenylate kinase, translated as MNILIFGPNGSGKGTQGSLVKKKYDIDHIESGAIFRKHIGGGTELGLKAKAFIEKGELVPDDITIPMVLDVLKKSSSKGWLLDGFPRSIAQAEKLWDALQKDGEKLDYVIEIKLPREIAKARIMGRRLCANDPNHPNNVGIPAIAPNGDKCRVCGGDLSARKDDLDEEAINKRHNIYYNTEDGTLAAAYFYRDKAAEAGFKYIELDGEGTIDEIKDTLISQLA; from the coding sequence GTGAATATTCTGATTTTTGGCCCCAATGGTAGCGGCAAAGGCACTCAGGGCTCCCTGGTTAAGAAAAAGTACGACATCGATCACATCGAATCTGGTGCTATCTTCCGCAAACACATCGGCGGCGGTACCGAGCTTGGTCTCAAGGCCAAGGCATTCATCGAAAAAGGTGAACTGGTTCCTGACGATATCACTATTCCCATGGTTCTGGACGTACTGAAAAAGTCCTCCTCCAAGGGCTGGCTGCTGGACGGCTTCCCCCGCTCCATCGCTCAGGCCGAGAAGCTTTGGGACGCTCTCCAGAAAGACGGCGAAAAGCTCGACTACGTTATTGAAATCAAGCTCCCTCGCGAAATTGCAAAAGCTCGCATCATGGGCCGTCGCCTTTGCGCCAATGACCCGAACCACCCCAACAACGTTGGTATCCCGGCTATCGCGCCTAATGGCGACAAGTGCCGTGTCTGTGGTGGCGACCTGAGCGCCCGCAAGGACGACCTGGACGAAGAAGCAATCAACAAGCGCCACAACATTTACTACAACACTGAAGACGGCACTCTCGCAGCTGCCTACTTCTACCGCGACAAGGCTGCTGAAGCTGGCTTCAAGTACATCGAACTTGACGGCGAAGGCACCATTGACGAAATCAAGGATACCCTTATTTCTCAGCTTGCCTAG
- a CDS encoding ArsA-related P-loop ATPase, with protein MKIAFAGKGGVGKTSLTAWVADWLACNGQDVWMVDADTALSLGQASGIRKENLPTPLIQRKDLIQERIHDGGFLHLNPDVGDLPESLALEVPITGTPQPGITPGRKRLLVMGAVTNAGGGCACDANALLKALLAHVIMESRHWVLVDLEAGIEHLGRGTASHVDGLVIVSEPSFRSLQTGAEIARMARDLGLDNQTLVINRHTGQTPPAIQGLPATALSIPPLPGLIERQMTDSSVLHLPEEAAINGIVQELISSLAMN; from the coding sequence ATGAAAATTGCATTTGCCGGAAAAGGTGGCGTTGGAAAGACTTCTCTCACGGCATGGGTGGCAGACTGGCTGGCCTGCAACGGGCAAGACGTTTGGATGGTGGATGCAGACACGGCGCTCTCTCTTGGGCAGGCCTCTGGTATTCGAAAAGAAAACCTTCCGACCCCGCTCATTCAACGCAAGGATCTTATTCAGGAACGAATTCACGACGGTGGTTTTTTACATCTCAACCCAGACGTTGGCGACCTTCCAGAATCTCTCGCGCTTGAGGTCCCGATCACAGGGACACCACAGCCCGGAATCACTCCCGGCCGAAAACGGCTTCTTGTCATGGGTGCTGTAACAAATGCCGGAGGCGGTTGCGCCTGTGACGCAAACGCCCTTCTCAAGGCTCTTCTCGCCCATGTCATCATGGAAAGTCGCCACTGGGTGCTCGTCGATCTTGAAGCAGGAATCGAACACCTTGGGCGCGGTACAGCATCGCATGTCGACGGACTTGTCATTGTCTCGGAACCAAGTTTTCGCAGTCTGCAAACAGGAGCTGAAATTGCCCGCATGGCTCGCGACCTTGGGCTTGATAATCAAACTCTCGTCATTAACCGGCACACCGGGCAAACTCCGCCAGCCATTCAGGGACTCCCGGCAACAGCACTCTCCATCCCGCCGCTCCCCGGACTCATTGAACGTCAGATGACGGACAGCTCCGTCCTTCATTTACCAGAAGAAGCCGCTATCAACGGCATAGTTCAGGAGCTTATCAGCTCTCTTGCTATGAATTAA
- the hemA gene encoding glutamyl-tRNA reductase, producing the protein MNQKIYLIGLNHRTAGVEIREAYALKDCNTVELGLVKADGPVLEALTLSTCNRVEILAVTTPEANEEDILRFWASHCGGSVPQLKPHVYIHEGLAAVKHVFTVAASLDSMVVGEPQILGQLKDAYRKSIEYGSAKVIVNRVLHKAFSVAKRVRTETSIASSAVSISYAAVELAKKIFGDMSGNRAMLIGAGEMAELAATHLINTGIKELLVANRTFEHGEELARRMGGSAIMFEELQRKLADVDIIISSTGATDAIIRAKDLKAVLKKRRQRPMFFIDIAVPRDIDPDVNGLDNVYLYDIDDLKEVVEENIAQRREEAIKAETIIDSETRHFATWLESLQLNPTICDLLNSGEAIAAHELERTMKRLGTVSDEDYEALQTLVKSITHKLYHEPITFLKRRTQEEGSAQRFIDTTRRMFNLDHEDIPDNAHADRKRSNVVQLRANGGPDCSK; encoded by the coding sequence ATGAATCAGAAAATCTACCTTATCGGACTTAATCATCGGACCGCTGGTGTCGAAATTCGTGAAGCCTACGCGCTGAAGGACTGCAACACAGTGGAGCTTGGCCTTGTCAAAGCTGACGGACCTGTTCTCGAAGCCCTGACCCTCTCGACCTGTAACCGTGTCGAGATTTTGGCCGTCACCACCCCAGAAGCAAACGAAGAAGACATCCTTCGCTTTTGGGCGTCCCACTGTGGAGGCTCTGTCCCCCAGCTCAAGCCCCATGTGTACATCCATGAGGGGCTTGCCGCGGTAAAGCATGTCTTCACCGTTGCCGCCAGCCTTGATTCCATGGTCGTTGGCGAACCCCAGATTCTGGGCCAGCTCAAGGATGCATATCGCAAATCCATTGAGTATGGCTCGGCAAAGGTTATCGTGAATCGCGTACTGCACAAGGCATTTAGCGTGGCAAAACGCGTTCGTACCGAAACCTCAATTGCATCCTCTGCGGTCTCCATCAGCTACGCGGCCGTTGAACTTGCCAAAAAGATCTTTGGCGACATGTCGGGCAATCGGGCCATGCTGATTGGTGCAGGTGAAATGGCAGAGCTTGCCGCAACACACCTCATCAACACAGGCATCAAAGAACTGCTCGTTGCCAACCGAACCTTTGAACACGGTGAGGAGCTTGCACGCCGCATGGGCGGAAGCGCCATCATGTTTGAAGAGTTACAGCGCAAGCTTGCAGACGTTGACATCATTATCAGCTCCACAGGTGCTACTGACGCCATTATTCGCGCCAAGGACCTCAAGGCTGTACTGAAAAAACGTCGCCAGCGTCCCATGTTCTTCATCGACATTGCTGTCCCGCGTGACATTGATCCAGATGTCAATGGACTGGACAATGTGTATCTGTATGACATTGACGACCTCAAAGAGGTTGTGGAAGAAAATATTGCTCAGCGTCGCGAAGAAGCAATCAAGGCTGAGACAATTATTGATTCCGAAACCCGTCACTTTGCCACCTGGCTGGAATCCCTCCAGCTGAACCCCACCATCTGTGATCTTCTGAACTCCGGCGAAGCTATTGCAGCTCACGAGCTGGAACGCACCATGAAACGCCTCGGCACCGTGTCTGATGAAGACTACGAAGCCCTCCAGACGCTTGTGAAGTCCATTACCCACAAGCTCTACCACGAACCAATCACCTTCCTGAAACGTCGTACTCAGGAAGAAGGTTCTGCCCAGCGCTTCATTGATACAACCCGCCGCATGTTCAACCTCGATCACGAAGACATTCCGGACAATGCACACGCAGACCGTAAGCGGTCCAACGTGGTCCAGCTCCGGGCAAATGGCGGTCCAGACTGTAGTAAATAA
- a CDS encoding menaquinone biosynthetic enzyme MqnA/MqnD family protein: MKTHLTIGQIDYLNILPLFLALKDHIPPSDEIQYVKGHPSLMNSAMATGDMDLAPASAFEYLLHAEQYRVLPNLSITAPQGRVKSVFLMSPVPLAELPQWIKENGPTVNLTKASASSAALLKVLWKFSWKLPEAEWNPIEPGTGHTLGRPFLEIGNLALRHWIRPPEGWHIIDLGQEWRDFTGLPFVFSVWIVRHGLSEAQQNLLRVVDEALEKSKLTYNSYVSHIAEMDEFHSWITEEQIEDYLSTLDYRLGPNEQASLILFADYCRKLGLIPGSPALRWAL, translated from the coding sequence ATGAAAACCCATCTGACCATTGGGCAAATTGATTACCTGAATATTCTGCCCCTCTTTCTCGCTCTCAAAGATCACATTCCCCCGTCTGACGAAATACAGTACGTCAAGGGACACCCTTCTCTCATGAACAGCGCAATGGCGACTGGTGACATGGATCTCGCTCCCGCCTCTGCCTTTGAGTACCTTCTGCACGCAGAGCAGTACCGGGTACTCCCCAATCTTTCCATTACCGCACCACAAGGACGCGTCAAAAGCGTTTTTCTTATGAGTCCGGTACCACTCGCCGAGTTGCCACAGTGGATCAAGGAAAACGGTCCGACAGTGAACCTCACCAAGGCTTCTGCTAGCTCTGCTGCCCTGCTCAAGGTTTTATGGAAATTCTCCTGGAAGCTGCCAGAAGCAGAATGGAATCCCATTGAACCTGGAACAGGTCATACACTGGGCCGCCCCTTCCTTGAAATCGGCAATCTCGCCCTGCGTCACTGGATTCGTCCGCCCGAAGGCTGGCACATTATTGACCTTGGGCAGGAGTGGCGTGATTTCACAGGTCTGCCTTTTGTCTTTTCGGTGTGGATTGTCCGGCATGGACTGAGTGAGGCGCAGCAGAATCTTCTGCGCGTGGTGGATGAGGCTCTGGAAAAAAGCAAGCTGACGTATAACAGTTACGTCTCACATATTGCCGAAATGGACGAATTCCATTCCTGGATTACCGAAGAACAGATTGAGGATTACCTGTCGACCCTTGATTACCGTCTTGGGCCAAATGAACAGGCGTCGCTTATTCTCTTTGCGGACTACTGCCGCAAGCTGGGACTGATTCCCGGCAGCCCTGCACTGCGCTGGGCGCTCTAA
- a CDS encoding potassium channel family protein translates to MESLEIGIIGLGKFGYFLAQRMMELGHDVVGLDSNPDFVRRAQDDLTRVFQGDGTDRTVLEQLGFQNFSNVVVSVGAAMEASILICLHLKELGVPNVWVKAISWEHEKVLTKIGADEVFFPERYGAQQLALRMTHPGLIDYLPFGMGVLIQQLTVDNWAGQTLRQLDLTNKYRLQVVAIRHHPKPSFEFLPQADTMLQKGDELVIFVQEEMLKKIKP, encoded by the coding sequence ATGGAATCGTTAGAAATTGGCATTATTGGTCTGGGAAAATTTGGATACTTTCTTGCTCAGCGCATGATGGAACTTGGTCATGACGTGGTCGGGCTGGATTCAAATCCTGACTTTGTCCGCCGTGCCCAGGACGATTTGACCCGTGTTTTTCAGGGCGATGGAACAGACCGGACTGTGCTGGAGCAGCTCGGTTTCCAGAATTTTTCCAATGTGGTCGTCAGTGTTGGCGCTGCGATGGAAGCCAGTATTTTGATCTGTCTGCACCTCAAGGAACTGGGCGTGCCCAATGTCTGGGTCAAGGCGATTAGCTGGGAACATGAAAAAGTGCTGACGAAGATTGGCGCTGATGAAGTGTTTTTCCCGGAACGCTATGGTGCTCAACAGCTGGCCTTGCGCATGACGCATCCGGGGCTTATAGATTACCTGCCGTTTGGCATGGGCGTGCTGATTCAGCAGCTCACTGTCGACAACTGGGCAGGGCAAACTTTGCGACAGCTCGACCTGACAAACAAATACCGCTTGCAGGTTGTGGCTATTCGTCATCATCCCAAGCCATCTTTTGAGTTTTTGCCGCAGGCAGACACCATGCTGCAAAAGGGTGACGAACTGGTCATTTTTGTGCAGGAAGAAATGCTTAAGAAAATTAAACCCTAG
- a CDS encoding precorrin-2 dehydrogenase/sirohydrochlorin ferrochelatase family protein: MRHYPAFLNLSACSCLVVGAGAVGLRKITTLLSAGPREICVLDLGEASKELLDLCASPSLHFEQREFDESDLKGRTLVFACTNNAKVNSHIAELCQKHGTLCNIADAPDKSTFIVPASLKRGALVLALSTGGASPAVSRRIRMELEKALGPEYEPFVAIMGRLRPLILNLGLPTAQNTTLFRQLALGPLPEALRENDMLRVRDLLSEALPPQLHSHIGELLDGIE; the protein is encoded by the coding sequence ATGCGACATTATCCGGCTTTTCTTAATCTCTCTGCGTGCAGCTGCCTCGTTGTTGGCGCTGGAGCCGTTGGACTGCGCAAAATCACCACCCTGCTGAGTGCCGGGCCGCGTGAAATCTGCGTACTCGACCTTGGCGAAGCGTCCAAAGAGCTTCTGGACCTGTGCGCGTCGCCGAGCCTTCACTTTGAGCAGCGAGAATTTGACGAATCCGACCTTAAAGGGCGGACACTTGTTTTTGCATGCACCAACAATGCCAAAGTGAATAGTCACATTGCCGAACTGTGCCAAAAACACGGAACCCTGTGTAACATTGCCGATGCACCAGACAAGAGCACGTTTATCGTGCCTGCCAGCCTCAAGCGTGGCGCTCTGGTTCTCGCCTTGTCCACAGGCGGAGCAAGTCCGGCTGTTTCGCGCAGAATCCGCATGGAACTTGAAAAGGCTCTGGGACCAGAATATGAACCCTTTGTCGCAATCATGGGCCGACTTCGTCCGCTCATTTTGAACCTTGGGCTTCCCACAGCTCAAAACACAACTCTTTTTCGTCAACTCGCGCTTGGCCCCCTTCCTGAGGCCCTGCGTGAAAACGACATGCTCCGCGTCCGGGACCTCCTGAGCGAGGCTCTCCCGCCGCAGCTGCATTCTCATATTGGAGAACTGCTCGATGGAATTGAATAA
- a CDS encoding CgeB family protein encodes MNSSLRILIVLPMYGGSLPIGHYCARALRRMGHLVEIFEAPEFLGAYESLSEMRISRDKVSSLQNGLLNVVSQAILAKAESFEPDLVLSMAQAPLSIPTLRRLKRDNVTTAMWFVEDYKLMTYWKGYAPYYDFFAVIQEEQIFEKLEQIGQENVLYLPLAADPEFHKPMDLTAVERQLWGSELSFMGAGYANRRVAFHQFAGKKFKLWGNGWEDDAVLAPHVQLKGRRLSSEECIKVFNATVINLNLHSSVHVDKLVSGGDFVNPRTFELAACGAFQLVDERSLMSDLFYSDELATFETLPELHEKIEYFLANPEERQAFVQRARERVLKDHTYDQRMQTLLDFIASRRSAWPARKQSESALAGLPPELKVQVLELLQRLQLPVSTSLEDLLWAMRQQKGTLTELETSLLFLNEWRQQYGGIMGE; translated from the coding sequence ATGAATAGCTCTCTTCGAATTCTTATTGTTTTGCCAATGTATGGTGGTTCCTTGCCCATCGGGCACTATTGTGCTCGAGCTTTGCGACGCATGGGGCATCTTGTTGAAATTTTTGAAGCGCCTGAGTTTTTGGGAGCGTATGAGTCTCTCTCCGAGATGCGTATTTCTCGGGACAAGGTCAGCTCTTTGCAAAATGGGCTTCTGAATGTTGTGTCGCAGGCTATTCTTGCCAAAGCTGAGAGTTTTGAGCCTGATCTCGTTTTGAGTATGGCGCAGGCTCCTCTTTCCATTCCTACGTTGCGCCGTCTCAAACGGGACAATGTCACGACAGCGATGTGGTTTGTCGAAGACTACAAGTTAATGACCTACTGGAAGGGCTATGCGCCGTATTATGATTTTTTTGCGGTGATTCAGGAAGAGCAAATATTTGAGAAGCTGGAGCAGATTGGGCAGGAGAATGTCCTGTATCTTCCCCTTGCTGCGGACCCAGAATTTCACAAACCAATGGATTTGACTGCGGTAGAGCGGCAGCTTTGGGGTTCCGAGTTGTCGTTTATGGGAGCAGGGTACGCCAACCGTCGCGTTGCATTTCATCAGTTTGCAGGCAAGAAGTTTAAGCTTTGGGGCAATGGCTGGGAAGATGACGCTGTTCTCGCACCCCACGTTCAGCTCAAAGGACGGCGTTTGAGTTCGGAGGAGTGCATCAAGGTTTTTAACGCCACGGTTATCAATCTGAATTTGCACTCCAGTGTACATGTGGACAAGCTTGTTTCAGGTGGTGACTTTGTAAATCCCCGAACCTTTGAGCTTGCCGCGTGTGGTGCCTTTCAGCTCGTTGACGAGCGTTCTCTCATGTCAGATCTTTTTTACTCTGACGAGCTTGCGACGTTTGAAACTCTTCCCGAGCTTCATGAAAAGATAGAGTATTTCCTCGCGAATCCTGAAGAGCGGCAGGCTTTTGTTCAGCGGGCGCGTGAGAGAGTCTTGAAGGACCATACTTACGATCAGCGGATGCAGACCCTTTTGGATTTTATCGCTTCCCGACGCAGTGCCTGGCCCGCGCGGAAGCAATCTGAAAGTGCATTGGCAGGTCTGCCCCCAGAATTAAAAGTGCAGGTGCTTGAGCTGCTTCAGCGGCTTCAGCTTCCCGTTTCCACCAGTCTCGAGGACCTTTTGTGGGCTATGCGGCAGCAGAAAGGGACTCTTACGGAGTTAGAGACTTCTCTTCTCTTTCTTAACGAGTGGCGTCAGCAGTATGGCGGCATTATGGGCGAGTGA
- a CDS encoding cytochrome C assembly family protein translates to MELNNVLQVGITLLYALGSILFIGGMLSSRHALKKVAALLSGAGFVLHSIFLFLWWNSSGMASLLEGNFHLNLLGWVVLAIFYILWWKKNLEFPALAASPLALLLFLSSLGLSGTKVIMPKAWAGPFFMLHIGTLFLALSFLAIAFVAGALFLHLDKKIKAKEKLTGFRRDLPSLNTFDRANHHAVLFGFPLYTLGLLSGFIWAGFAWQKTVTGDPKEWVSVIIWLLYAYLFHQRLAMGWRGRKAAVLAMTVFIFSVLSLVVVNFMMPSHHNFMQ, encoded by the coding sequence ATGGAATTGAATAATGTCCTTCAGGTTGGCATCACTCTGCTGTATGCCCTTGGGTCTATCCTCTTTATAGGTGGGATGCTCAGCTCGCGCCATGCGCTCAAAAAAGTCGCAGCCCTGCTCTCTGGGGCAGGCTTTGTGCTGCACAGCATTTTTCTTTTCCTGTGGTGGAACAGCTCTGGCATGGCAAGCCTTCTCGAAGGGAATTTCCACCTTAACCTGCTCGGCTGGGTGGTTTTAGCTATTTTTTACATTTTGTGGTGGAAAAAAAATCTGGAATTTCCTGCTCTTGCAGCCTCTCCTCTTGCCCTTTTGCTCTTCCTGTCCTCACTTGGACTGTCTGGCACAAAGGTCATTATGCCAAAGGCTTGGGCCGGACCATTCTTTATGCTTCATATAGGAACGCTCTTCCTTGCCCTCAGCTTCCTGGCAATTGCCTTTGTGGCGGGAGCACTTTTCCTGCACCTTGACAAAAAGATCAAAGCCAAAGAAAAGCTCACTGGCTTTCGGCGAGACCTTCCGTCGCTCAATACCTTTGACCGCGCGAATCATCACGCAGTACTCTTTGGCTTTCCACTGTATACTCTTGGTCTGCTCTCCGGTTTTATCTGGGCAGGCTTTGCCTGGCAAAAAACCGTTACTGGCGACCCCAAGGAATGGGTGTCCGTCATTATCTGGCTTTTGTATGCCTATCTTTTTCATCAACGGCTTGCCATGGGCTGGCGAGGACGCAAGGCAGCTGTGCTTGCCATGACAGTATTCATATTTAGCGTACTGTCGCTTGTTGTCGTCAATTTCATGATGCCTTCTCACCACAACTTCATGCAGTAA
- a CDS encoding glycosyltransferase family 9 protein gives MSTESDTGLCGPKLVVQLARFGDLVQTKRLILSLVRQSESAVHLVVDHSLVTLAKCIYPDIIVHGVHAHARPGVTEQDILRQNLAVFHELKECQFSEVYNLNFSGLNMALSTLFDPDTVRGHRMEQGQERSDLWSQMGMRWVRLRRDVGMNLVDFWACLADDPIAPGEVNPIAMRGGKGIGVVMAGRESRRSIPPETLAAIAGATTQGTRSDTIFLIGSSSESGRARAFLDAAPRKIRENTTDLTGKTDWAGLIDALTGLDALITPDTGTMHLAAHLGVPVHALFLSSAWCHETGPYGIGHRVWQSAEPCAPCLESAPCRKGVKCLNAFSGRNFLRHLAGNAAFEVPEGMLGYVSAIDSLGVTYRPVLGQDPTEASRASFRALIGQYKGYAMWDKPVDERMVRTIFHEQDWIFGGDMTPQDIREMVPAPELDEQAAE, from the coding sequence ATGTCAACAGAATCAGATACAGGGCTTTGCGGCCCGAAACTTGTTGTTCAGCTTGCCCGATTTGGAGATCTTGTTCAAACCAAACGGTTGATCCTGTCGCTTGTTCGTCAGTCCGAATCCGCAGTGCATCTTGTGGTGGATCATTCTCTGGTCACGCTGGCAAAGTGCATTTATCCCGACATCATTGTGCACGGAGTACACGCCCATGCGCGGCCCGGTGTGACGGAGCAGGATATCCTTCGGCAGAATTTGGCCGTTTTCCACGAGCTGAAAGAATGTCAGTTCTCGGAAGTGTATAATTTGAATTTTTCGGGCCTGAACATGGCTCTGTCTACGCTTTTTGACCCTGATACTGTTCGAGGACACAGGATGGAGCAGGGGCAGGAGCGTTCTGACCTTTGGTCACAAATGGGAATGCGCTGGGTTCGGTTACGCCGGGATGTCGGCATGAACCTTGTGGATTTTTGGGCTTGTCTTGCGGACGACCCCATTGCACCGGGGGAAGTCAATCCTATTGCTATGCGAGGCGGAAAAGGCATTGGTGTTGTCATGGCTGGACGAGAATCTCGTCGAAGCATTCCACCAGAAACACTGGCTGCTATTGCAGGAGCAACAACACAGGGAACTCGTTCCGACACTATTTTTTTGATTGGCAGTTCCTCCGAGTCTGGCCGGGCGCGAGCTTTTTTGGATGCTGCTCCGCGAAAAATCAGGGAAAACACGACTGATTTGACAGGGAAAACAGACTGGGCGGGCCTGATTGATGCGCTCACAGGACTTGATGCACTCATTACCCCCGACACAGGGACCATGCATCTGGCTGCGCATCTTGGCGTTCCTGTACATGCGCTTTTCTTGTCTTCTGCGTGGTGTCACGAAACTGGACCCTATGGCATTGGGCACCGTGTGTGGCAGAGTGCAGAGCCTTGTGCCCCATGTTTGGAATCCGCTCCGTGTCGAAAAGGTGTCAAATGTTTGAATGCCTTTTCTGGGCGCAACTTTTTACGCCATCTTGCGGGCAATGCCGCCTTTGAGGTTCCAGAAGGAATGCTTGGGTATGTAAGTGCTATTGATTCCTTGGGCGTGACCTATCGTCCTGTCCTTGGCCAGGACCCAACAGAAGCCTCGCGTGCATCATTCAGGGCGTTGATTGGGCAGTACAAGGGCTACGCCATGTGGGATAAGCCCGTGGACGAGCGAATGGTGCGCACGATTTTTCATGAGCAGGACTGGATTTTTGGCGGAGACATGACTCCTCAGGACATCAGGGAAATGGTTCCGGCCCCAGAGCTGGACGAACAGGCAGCAGAATAA
- the tilS gene encoding tRNA lysidine(34) synthetase TilS has translation MNNLSHLQDIPPKAARFCLSVQEFLEGELGLSLRGTHILTAFSGGVDSTTLLLLFKLLSSRLGCTVSAAHLDHALREESAAEAEHAAKICARLGISFFSTRIDVGAFASERGMGLEEAARTVRYAFLEEQRQRCNADYIALGHNLNDLAEDSLMRLSRGTGWPQLAGMQAFNPERALLRPMLMCSREDIEAFATGLDVKWVEDPSNADTRYTRNRMRHELLPLFMRENPGFLNTVATRWRLAQKDATFWDAQLAKLIASAEQDTEGAYTLSAPKLRMQHTAMRLRLFKILLERLGPGQVRADSLFRLEETFQRGEGGKTLQFPGDKRVVLSSRSITFLPKKK, from the coding sequence ATGAACAACTTGTCCCACTTACAGGACATCCCACCCAAGGCGGCCAGATTCTGTCTGTCCGTTCAGGAATTTCTCGAGGGAGAGCTTGGCCTCTCCCTGCGTGGGACCCACATCCTTACTGCTTTTTCCGGGGGCGTTGATTCCACAACGCTCCTTCTTCTCTTCAAACTTTTGTCTTCCCGTCTTGGCTGCACCGTGAGCGCCGCTCATCTTGACCATGCCCTGCGGGAAGAATCTGCCGCAGAAGCCGAACATGCAGCAAAAATCTGTGCACGGCTTGGCATTTCGTTTTTTTCAACACGCATCGATGTCGGCGCCTTTGCGTCCGAACGCGGAATGGGGCTGGAAGAAGCCGCACGAACAGTGCGCTATGCTTTTCTGGAAGAACAGCGCCAGCGATGCAATGCAGACTACATTGCACTGGGACATAACCTGAATGACCTTGCCGAAGACAGCCTCATGCGGCTTTCCAGAGGCACAGGCTGGCCCCAGCTTGCAGGAATGCAGGCCTTCAATCCCGAGCGTGCCCTACTTCGCCCTATGCTCATGTGTAGCAGAGAAGACATCGAAGCCTTTGCCACAGGGCTTGACGTAAAATGGGTCGAAGATCCGTCTAACGCAGATACGCGCTACACCAGAAACCGCATGCGTCACGAACTGCTCCCGCTTTTCATGCGTGAAAATCCCGGATTCCTGAACACCGTTGCCACTCGATGGCGGCTGGCTCAAAAAGACGCCACATTCTGGGATGCACAGCTCGCCAAGCTGATAGCGTCAGCGGAGCAAGATACAGAGGGGGCCTACACCCTGTCTGCACCAAAACTTCGCATGCAGCACACCGCAATGCGCCTGAGACTTTTCAAAATCCTTTTGGAGCGCCTTGGCCCCGGGCAAGTTCGTGCAGATAGTCTTTTTCGACTCGAAGAGACTTTTCAGCGCGGAGAAGGCGGAAAAACTCTACAATTTCCCGGTGATAAACGCGTCGTGCTCTCATCCAGAAGCATCACGTTTCTCCCCAAGAAAAAATGA